In Xiphophorus maculatus strain JP 163 A chromosome 18, X_maculatus-5.0-male, whole genome shotgun sequence, a single genomic region encodes these proteins:
- the LOC102228552 gene encoding TRPM8 channel-associated factor homolog, with translation MSNPTSQINHEAVYLSLMKGVKELDFRGPCVPSDLLLIGDHAFPLAMNSNGQVLMAASLYGAGRIVVLGHEGYLTAFPALVENALLWLRGDGSDDPSVFVQNSVKVVSDNLSKSTFQAQVVGGFNSNLKTGVYVTDAYNVGTDPKDLVAFMKAGGGVMIAGQAWSWAADHPKENTLHHFDGNKVSGVAGIYFSKNPAEVENLPVYPQIPSSYMAVVVGKDFEDDLQFLLHGVSELAIPNGSLASEVMVHGPLAFPIGVANGGQAFLAGAYYGQGRVIIAGHESVLSAEPNAPFWKNAFHWLDEGRRGVVGVALINGINIATNSGLEMEKTGFKKDLSVFVSPSNPQSHLEEIKNFVAEGGGLLIGGHAWYWAQSHGQSPMAEFGGNKILNQMGLSLLDSTIPAGSYKALDPSQAIKDTYHFRHLLHRFAKHVTVQEELSKDDEEFLKKLGSDCSTYLKMKAHDSCHYSQVVATLTDILKKSGMPQVNETCPVKNPKDHLLLNIGAEVYKVCPHPDDLLPYLIKDNPLLPVVHNHRVKIDVSTAGGEEWISTGLYLSPGMKTYVAIPADIVNKGWQIQIGCQTDRLNAAELKRAPCVHVRFPVNSEMIQVSNLWGGLIYLVAPSNTQAQGLEAFVQIAVPAPYYKSGVTTQAEWSLLCTAPSPWAELEFDNIILTVPSDVVRCLDHPDKLADLWNDITKAIADLAAKSHKFPRKERFVADVQISHGFMHAGYPIMAHRCSATGLVDVNHVKTNGIWGAIHELGHNQQRGCWEFPPHTTECTCNLWSVYVHEVVFGINRDKAHEAMTLENRNKRTKDYIQGGMQLSSWSMWVALETYMQLQEKFGWDAFKKVFAAYHNMNNFPNDNKGKMNLYAETFSQTVSMNLTGFFQAWGWPIDQATEQKLSSLPAWTDHPMV, from the exons ATGTCTAACCCAACCAGCCAAATCAACCATGAGGCAGTCTACTTGTCTCTCATGAAAGGAGTGAAGGAACTGGACTTTCGTGGCCCCTGTGTTCCCAGCGACCTGCTGTTGATCGGAGACCATGCTTTTCCTTTAGCCATGAACAGCAACGGTCAAGTCTTGATGGCTGCCTCTCTGTATGGTGCTGGGAGGATTGTTGTTCTGGGTCATGAAGGCTACCTGACTGCCTTTCCTGCTCTGGTGGAGAACGCCCTGCTCTGGCTTCGGGGTGATGGATCAGATGACCCTTCTGTATTTGTGCAGAACAGTGTCAAGGTGGTCAGCGACAACCTCAGCAAGTCCACCTTCCAAGCACAAGTGGTGGGGGGCTTTAATAGCAATCTTAAGACCGGTGTGTATGTGACGGATGCGTACAACGTTGGTACTGACCCGAAAGACTTGGTGGCCTTTATGAAAGCTGGAGGAGGGGTGATGATAGCCGGCCAGGCGTGGAGCTGGGCTGCAGATCACCCTAAGGAGAATACACTGCATCACTTTGATGGAAACAAGGTGTCTGGGGTTGCAGGGATCTACTTCTCTAAGAATCCAGCAGAGGTGGAAAACCTCCCAGTCTACCCACAGATCCCATCCTCCTACATGGCTGTAGT AGTAGGGAAGGATTTTGAGGACGACTTGCAGTTCTTACTTCATGGTGTTTCAGAGCTCGCCATTCCAAATGGTTCACTAGCGTCAGAGGTTATGGTCCATGGCCCACTAGCATTTCCTATTGGTGTAGCAAATGGTGGGCAGGCATTTTTGGCCGGAGCCTATTATGGCCAAGGTCGGGTCATCATTGCTGGACATGAATCAGTTCTGAGTGCTGAG CCAAATGCTCCATTTTGGAAGAATGCCTTTCACTGGCTTGATGAAGGCCGAAGGGGCGTTGTTGGAGTAGCACTGATAAATGGGATTAATATAGCTACCAACTCAGGCCTAGAAATGGAGAAGACGGGCTTCAAGAAAGACCTGAGTGTGTTTGTATCCCCATCGAACCCCCAAAGCCACTTGGAAGAGATCAAGAACTTTGTAGCAGAAGGAGGAGGTCTTCTGATTGGAGGACATGCCTGGTACTGGGCACAGAGCCATGGACAAAGCCCAATGGCAGAATTTGGAG GGAACAAAATACTAAACCAAATGGGGTTGAGCCTGCTGGATTCAACTATTCCAGCAGGCTCATATAAGGCTCTGGATCCCAGTCAGGCCATCAAAGATACCTACCATTTCCGGCATCTTTTGCACCGCTTTGCAAAGCATGTAACTGTGCAGGAAGAACTCAGTAAAGACGATGAGGAATTCCTCAAAAAGCTGGGCAGCGACTGCTCTACctacttgaaaatgaaagctcATGACTCCTGCCACTACTCTCAGGTGGTGGCAACACTCACAGACATCTTAAAAAAGTCAGGCATGCCACAG GTGAATGAGACATGCCCTGTCAAAAATCCCAAAGACCACCTTCTGCTCAACATTGGGGCAGAGGTTTACAAGGTTTGCCCACATCCAGACGACCTCCTGCCGTACCTCATCAAGGACAATCCACTGTTGCCAGTTGTCCACAACCACAGGGTCAAAATTGATGTCAGtacagcag GAGGAGAGGAGTGGATCAGCACAGGTCTCTACCTTTCTCCTGGTATGAAGACATATGTGGCCATACCAGCAGATATTGTCAACAAAGGATGGCAG ATTCAGATAGGCTGTCAAACAGATCGTCTGAATGCCGCAGAGTTGAAGAGAGCTCCATGTGTCCACGTACGCTTTCCTGTCAACTCTGAGATGATCCAGGTGTCGAACCTGTGGGGAGGACTCATTTACCTTGTGGCCCCATCCAACACACAGGCACAAGGGTTAGAGGCTTTTGTACAGATAGCTGTTCCTGCACCCTATTATAAATCAG gtgTTACGACTCAAGCTGAATGGTCGTTGTTGTGTACGGCTCCTTCACCTTGGGCGGAGTTGGAGTTTGACAACATCATCCTCACTGTACCCTCTGATGTCGTCAGATGTCTTGATCATCCCGATAAGTTGGCGGACCTCTGGAATGACATCACGAAGGCCATCGCTGACCTGGCTGCCAAATCCCACAAATTTCCACGAAAAGAGCGTTTTGTAGCAGACGTTCAAATTTCACACG gttttATGCATGCAGGTTATCCCATAATGGCACACAGGTGTTCTGCAACTGGTTTGGTGGATGTTAACCATGTGAAGACCAACGGCATTTGGGGTGCCATCCATGAGCTCGGACACAACCAACAGCGAGGCTGCTGGGAGTTCCCTCCACACACCACAGAGTGCACATGCAACCTGTGGTCAGTGTACGTGCATGAAGTGGTGTTTGGGATCAACCGGGACAAG GCTCATGAAGCGATGACTTTGGAAAACCGAAATAAACGAACCAAGGACTATATACAAGGGGGCATGCAGCTCAGCAGCTGGAGCATGTGGGTGGCCCTGGAGACATACATGCAG CTCCAGGAGAAATTTGGCTGGGATGCCTTTAAGAAAGTGTTTGCTGCCTACCACAACATGAACAACTTTCCCAACGACAACAAAGGGAAGATGAACCTGTATGCAGAGACGTTCTCCCAGACTGTGAGCATGAACCTGACTGGATTCTTCCAAGCCTGGGGATGGCCTATCGACCAAGCCACTGAACAAAAACTATCCAGCCTGCCTGCGTGGACTGATCATCCAATGGTCTGA
- the LOC102228045 gene encoding endonuclease domain-containing 1 protein-like isoform X1: MQTLAALCALLSLLFSAHADVVERFEYVPECMTYFYKAKVPEWGASTPGAARLCQRFVNRFHFATLYDTNHRIAVYSAYQFEPSSGGGRENRWFVEPQLVNDGWQAEMKDGYWLGQDYPDIYLGEKQALNEDYTNSGFDRGHLNPNGHHPVPSRNATFTLTNVCPQNPKMNQDAWRIHESDLTTLFLEKCSKAYVLVGTVPSADNWIVKNNVKRVNIPDYVWNAYCCVDNNDQPIQSGAGTARNTDENYVVKRSLDELGAFLQQFSNEPVGELFYNNCRA, encoded by the exons ATGCAAACTTTGGCAGCTTTGTGCGCTCTTTTGTCACTCCTCTTTTCTGCTCATGCAGATGTTGTGGAGCGTTTTGAG TATGTGCCAGAATGCATGACTTACTTTTATAAGGCAAAGGTGCCAGAATGGGGAGCGTCCACCCCAGGCGCTGCCCGTCTGTGTCAGCGCTTCGTCAACAG GTTTCATTTTGCCACATTGTATGACACCAACCATCGCATTGCTGTCTATTCTGCGTATCAGTTTGAGCCCAGCAGTGGAGGTGGCAGGGAGAACAGGTGGTTTGTGGAGCCTCAG CTGGTGAATGACGGCTGGCAAGCTGAGATGAAGGATGGATACTGGCTGGGGCAGGACTACCCCGACATCTACCTCGGAGAGAAACAAGCTCTGAACGAGGACTACACAAACTCTGGCTTTGACCGTGGTCACCTCAACCCTAACGGACACCATCCAG TGCCCAGTCGTAATGCCACGTTCACCCTGACCAACGTATGTCCCCAGAACCCCAAAATGAATCAAGATGCCTGGAGGATCCATGAGTCTGACCTCACCACTCTTTTCCTTGAAAAGTGCTCAAAGGCCTACGTCCTGGTTGGTACTGTGCCTTCAGCAGACAACTGGATTGTCAAAAACAACGTGAAGCGCGTCAACATCCCAGACTACGTGTGGAATGCCTACTGCTGCGTGGACAACAACGACCAGCCCATTCAGAGTGGCGCTGGTACAGCAAGAAACACAGACGAGAACTATGTTGTAAAACGTTCACTGGATGAACTGGGCGCCTTCCTGCAGCAGTTTTCCAATGAACCAGTGGGGGAGCTGTTTTACAACAACTGCAGAGCATAA
- the LOC102228296 gene encoding TRPM8 channel-associated factor homolog → MSNQSTQSYPQDAYKALIRGVQEVDLQHSSVPCNLVLTGDAFPVVINSQGHILMAASVYGRGRIVVLSHETYLTLCPALVDNALTWLGGGKSANLSLGVPKTMKEVVDNLNKSTYQVSLVEEFRADLGVGVYVTDAYQVGPKAKELIVFMKAGGGLLIGGQAWWWASQNENKNLILEFPGNKVTGVAGIYFTAQYGKAEKVSIHPEVPNSCKAVDCAMDFKKDLEFLLKGISDFDIKGDGLPSAALVHGPLAFPIGTTDKGKVFLAGTYYGQGRIIVVTHESFLQYEKLASFWKNALNWLDQGRKGVVGFEPHIKPLSNLGLTCKKTNFSTELSVFVCTAYTDMDAEMIQNFVVEGGGLLIGGHAWYWASTHIGQNPMQDFSGNKILSKMGLGLLTETAEIEDVYKAPDPSQVNKLHFRHLLHRFACHALEGIKLTKEEEENLKKLGSESASFLRIEAYNWVSYIQILSLLTDILKKVGIQQASEQNPVKSPKEHAVLSLATSVYDASLNQKELLPYIIKDNPPLPVVKNQQIMITAQTGEHEEWISTGLYLSPGMKTEMILPPKFVNRRWRIQIGCQSDVLHKEELWRAPYVIKSFPITSERMQVWNLWGGLIYLLAPRDVKVENEKIVVQEAITAPYYKSGVTKEADWSSLRKAPAPWAEMEFENIILTVPSHIIRDLENALEVEKLWNAIMKGVADLAVIPQKFIRKERIVADVQISAGWMHSGYPIMMHSSIGAELFNPQDARTKGLWGEIHELGHNQQRSPWEFPPHTTEATCNLWSVYVHEEMLGLDRTKAHPSITAASRKSSVEEYVKGGKKLSDWKVWTALETYLQLQEKFGWDAFKKVFAAYHDMTNHPNDNEGKMNLYAETFSRAVNRNLTGFFKAWGWPIQKATEEELSNLPLWTDHPMA, encoded by the exons ATGTCCAACCAGTCGACCCAGTCTTACCCTCAGGATGCCTACAAGGCTCTGATAAGAGGTGTTCAGGAGGTGGACCTTCAGCATTCCAGTGTTCCTTGTAACTTGGTGCTGACAGGAGATGCCTTTCCTGTAGTGATCAACAGCCAGGGTCACATCCTCATGGCTGCTTCTGTGTACGGCCGAGGAAGAATCGTGGTCCTGAGCCACGAGACCTACCTGACCCTCTGCCCTGCCCTGGTAGACAATGCTCTGACCTGGCTGGGAGGAGGGAAGTCTGCCAACCTGTCTTTAGGTGTACCCAAAACAATGAAAGAAGTTGTTGATAACCTCAACAAATCCACCTACCAAGTCAGTCTTGTTGAGGAATTTAGAGCAGATCTGGGTGTCGGCGTGTATGTAACTGATGCGTACCAAGTGGGTCCAAAGGCAAAAGAGTTGATAGTCTTCATGAAAGCAGGGGGAGGGTTGCTGATTGGTGGACAAGCTTGGTGGTGGGCTTCACAGAATgagaataaaaatctaatcCTTGAGTTTCCAGGGAATAAAGTTACTGGAGTAGCAGGAATCTACTTCACTGCTCAGTACGGAAAGGCAGAAAAAGTTTCCATTCACCCAGAGGTCCCAAACTCCTGTAAAGCTGTAGA TTGTGCGATGGATTTCAAAAAAGATCTGGAGTTCTTGCTGAAAGGGATTTCAGATTTTGACATTAAAGGAGATGGACTTCCCTCTGCAGCTTTGGTCCATGGCCCTCTTGCTTTTCCCATCGGTACCACAGATAAAGGAAAGGTGTTCCTGGCAGGAACCTACTATGGTCAGGGACGGATCATTGTGGTGACACATGAGTCATTTCTGCAATACGAG AAACTGGCATCATTTTGGAAGAATGCATTAAACTGGCTGGACCAAGGCAGAAAAGGAGTGGTTGGATTTGAGCCACACATCAAACCTTTATCCAACTTAGGGTTGACATGTAAGAAGACCAACTTCAGCACAGagctgagtgtgtttgtgtgcacagCATACACTGACATGGATGCTGAGATGATCCAAAACTTTGTGGTTGAGGGAGGAGGCCTGCTGATTGGTGGACATGCCTGGTACTGGGCATCGACACACATTGGCCAGAACCCCATGCAAGACTTCTCAG GAAACAAAATCTTGAGCAAAATGGGCTTGGGCTtattaacagaaactgcagaaaTTGAAGATGTCTACAAAGCTCCTGATCCAAGCCAAGTCAACAAGCTCCATTTCCGTCATCTCCTGCATCGATTTGCTTGTCATGCTCTAGAGGGTATAAAACTCACcaaggaagaagaagagaaccTAAAGAAACTGGGATCAGAGAGTGCCTCCTTCTTGAGGATAGAGGCTTATAACTGGGTCTCCTACATACAAATTCTGTCCCTTCTGACTGACATCTTAAAGAAAGTGGGCATCCAACAG GCGAGTGAGCAGAACCCTGTGAAGAGTCCCAAAGAGCATGCAGTCCTCAGTCTGGCAACCAGTGTGTACGATGCTTCCCTAAACCAGAAGGAGCTTCTGCCCTACATCATAAAGGATAACCCGCCACTACCTGTGGTCAAGAACCAACAAATCATGATCACTGCACAAACAGGAG AACATGAGGAGTGGATCAGTACAGGCCTGTATCTTTCTCCTGGCATGAAGACAGAAATGATCTTACCACCAAAGTTTGTGAACAGGAGATGGAGG ATCCAAATAGGCTGCCAAAGTGATGTGCTGCATAAAGAGGAGTTATGGAGAGCTCCATATGTTATCAAGAGTTTCCCTATTACATCAGAGAGAATGCAGGTGTGGAACTTGTGGGGAGGACTCATCTACCTGCTGGCTCCACGTGACGTGAAGGTGGAGAACGAAAAGATTGTGGTTCAGGAGGCGATCACTGCTCCTTATTACAAGTCTG GTGTAACTAAAGAAGCTGATTGGTCCTCTCTGCGCAAAGCTCCAGCACCCTGGGCAGAAATGGAGTTTGAGAACATCATCCTCACTGTACCGTCACACATCATTCGTGACCTGGAGAATGCTCTGGAGGTGGAAAAACTCTGGAATGCCATCATGAAGGGTGTTGCGGATCTGGCCGTCATTCCACAAAAATTCATCCGCAAAGAACGCATCGTGGCTGATGTGCAGATTTCTGCAG GTTGGATGCATTCAGGCTATCCCATCATGATGCACTCATCCATAGGAGCTGAGCTGTTCAACCCACAAGATGCCCGGACCAAAGGTCTGTGGGGAGAAATTCATGAACTGGGGCACAACCAACAGAGGAGCCCCTGGGAGTTTCCACCACACACTACAGAGGCCACGTGCAACCTGTGGTCAGTGTATGTGCATGAGGAGATGCTGGGACTTGACAGAACAAAG GCTCATCCCTCCATAACTGCAGCCAGTCGGAAGAGCTCTGTAGAGGAATACGTTAAAGGAGGCAAGAAGCTCAGCGACTGGAAGGTTTGGACCGCCCTGGAGACATACCTGCAG CTCCAGGAAAAGTTTGGCTGGGACGCTTTTAAGAAGGTGTTTGCTGCCTACCATGACATGACCAACCATCCCAATGACAACGAAGGGAAGATGAACCTGTATGCTGAGACTTTCTCCAGAGCTGTGAACAGGAACCTGACTGGATTCTTCAAAGCCTGGGGATGGCCCATCCAAAAAGCCACTGAGGAGGAACTCTCCAACCTGCCTCTCTGGACCGATCACCCAATGGCCTAA
- the LOC102228045 gene encoding endonuclease domain-containing 1 protein-like isoform X2, which produces MQTLAALCALLSLLFSAHADVVERFEYVPECMTYFYKAKVPEWGASTPGAARLCQRFVNRFHFATLYDTNHRIAVYSAYQFEPSSGGGRENRWFVEPQLVNDGWQAEMKDGYWLGQDYPDIYLGEKQALNEDYTNSGFDRGHLNPNGHHPVPSRNATFTLTNCSKAYVLVGTVPSADNWIVKNNVKRVNIPDYVWNAYCCVDNNDQPIQSGAGTARNTDENYVVKRSLDELGAFLQQFSNEPVGELFYNNCRA; this is translated from the exons ATGCAAACTTTGGCAGCTTTGTGCGCTCTTTTGTCACTCCTCTTTTCTGCTCATGCAGATGTTGTGGAGCGTTTTGAG TATGTGCCAGAATGCATGACTTACTTTTATAAGGCAAAGGTGCCAGAATGGGGAGCGTCCACCCCAGGCGCTGCCCGTCTGTGTCAGCGCTTCGTCAACAG GTTTCATTTTGCCACATTGTATGACACCAACCATCGCATTGCTGTCTATTCTGCGTATCAGTTTGAGCCCAGCAGTGGAGGTGGCAGGGAGAACAGGTGGTTTGTGGAGCCTCAG CTGGTGAATGACGGCTGGCAAGCTGAGATGAAGGATGGATACTGGCTGGGGCAGGACTACCCCGACATCTACCTCGGAGAGAAACAAGCTCTGAACGAGGACTACACAAACTCTGGCTTTGACCGTGGTCACCTCAACCCTAACGGACACCATCCAG TGCCCAGTCGTAATGCCACGTTCACCCTGACCAAC TGCTCAAAGGCCTACGTCCTGGTTGGTACTGTGCCTTCAGCAGACAACTGGATTGTCAAAAACAACGTGAAGCGCGTCAACATCCCAGACTACGTGTGGAATGCCTACTGCTGCGTGGACAACAACGACCAGCCCATTCAGAGTGGCGCTGGTACAGCAAGAAACACAGACGAGAACTATGTTGTAAAACGTTCACTGGATGAACTGGGCGCCTTCCTGCAGCAGTTTTCCAATGAACCAGTGGGGGAGCTGTTTTACAACAACTGCAGAGCATAA